The following DNA comes from Dermacentor andersoni chromosome 2, qqDerAnde1_hic_scaffold, whole genome shotgun sequence.
GAGGATAGAAGGTGGCGTTGCAAGTGACGAGATTATGTACAGTATACATTTCGAATGGTATATCGCGTGTAAAGCAGAGCTGCAGCTCATTCACTTGAGACGCGCGTGCGCCTGGCGGTGGCAAAAAACGATGGCTGCGTCTTTTCTGTGCAGGAGATAAGAAGGATGACCACTTCTGGGGCGATGAGATCGTCAAACCGCGCCGGAAACTATCTTTCGAGCGCGAGATCCGGGTGCAGGAGTTCAAGAAAGAGCGCAGCTCGAGCGAAGTACGCAAGCTGGTGCGCTCGCCCGATACGAAGGCGCGCGCCGCCGAACCATCGCTCGACACCAGTGGTTCGATATCACAGAAGAGTCGGAGAAGCCGCCACAGAAAGAGGAAGAAGCGAAAGTccagaaggaagaagaaaaagaagaagaagaagaagcgcagcAGAGATGACGACAGCACAACGGCGACAACCGGGGAGACGACAGAGTCCAGAGAGGGTCAGTCCTTCGGCGCTTCGCTGTCACAATTACTGCCCTCAGGCGTAGCCAACTTCTTCACAGCGGATCCGGCAGCGAGCCCGCCTATGAACGAGAGAGCCATGGATGCAGCTGCGATCGGCGAACCTGCGGGTGTTATGCAGCCGACAGATGTGACCGCCGCAGAGGCGTTGCCACCAAAGAGGAAGCGGAAAAAGCGCCGCCGGTCCACACGCGAAGTGGACGCGGCCGCTTTCTGGACGCCGGCCAGCGGCGGTGAAGCGATGGCGACGGGCTCTCCCAACTTGTCCGCCCAGCAGTGGGTACCTGACACAACAGACCGGCAAGGAGACCACAGACGGCAGCGGTACCCTGCACAAGCAGCGTACGACCAACAAGCACATGACACTGCTGCCTACACAGCCGCTCTGCAGCAGTACCAGCACACGCAGAACCTGCAACGGTTGGAAGCCGAACATTTGAATCGCCTTTACCAACAAGTGCAGCAAGTTCGCAGTCAAATGGATGCGGCTAGACAGCAAGCTCAAGGTACTCACTCTACGCCTGCACAATTCAACGCTGGTGACTTAGGGAAAAGACGGGATGCTTGCGAGAGGTGTCACGATATGGAGAAAGCGTACGAAATGGAGCAAGCTGCGCAGCTACGAAAGATTGAAGAAGCTGCTGATGACCAGAAAGCGCAAGAAGCTCGCGAAAGGTGTCGTGAGATGGAGAAAGCGTACGAAATGGAGCAAGCAGCGCCGCTAAGAAAGATGAAAGAAGTTGATAACCAGAAAGCACGAGAGGCTCGCGAGAGGTGTCACGAACTAGAAAAAGCGTACGAAATGGAGCAAGCTGCACAGCTACGAAAGATTGAAGAAGCTGCTGATGACCAGAAAGCGCAAGAGGCTCGCGAAAGGTGTCGTGAGATGGAGAAAGCGTACGAAATGGAGCAAGCAGCGCCGCTAAGAAAGATGAAAGAAGTTGATAATCAGAAAGCACGAGAGGCTCGCGAGAGGTGTCACGAACTGGAAAAAGCGTACGAAATGGAGCAAGCTGCGCAGCTACGAAAGATTAAAGAAGCTGCTGATGACCAGCAAGCGCAAGAGGCTCGCGAGAGGTCTCGTGAGATAGAGAGAGCATACGAAATGGAACAAGCTGCGCAACTAAGCAAAATGAAGGAAGCCGCTGATAACCAGAAAGCACGGGATGCTCGCGAGAGGTGTCACGAGATAGAAAGAGCGTACGAAATGGAGCAAGCTGCACAGCTAAGAAAATTGAAAGTTGACGACCAGAAAGCACAAGAGGCTCGCGAGAGGTTTCACGAACTGGAAAAAGCGTACGAAATGGAGCAAGCTGCGCAGCTACGAAAGATTGAAGAAGCTGCTGAAGACCAGAAAGCGCAAGAGGCTCGCGAGAGGTGCCGTGAGATGGAGAAAGCGTACGAAATGGAACAAGCAGCGCAGCTAAGAAAGATGAGAGAAGGCGCTGATGACCAGAAAGTACGAGAGGCTCGGGAGAGGTGTCACGATACGGAGAAAACGTACGAAATGGAGCAAGCTGCGCAGCTAAGAAAAATTCGGGAAGAACAGAAAGAAGAGCGGCAAAGAAAACGAGAGGCCCGCGCAAGATGTCGCGaaatggagaaggcatacgaacTGGAACAAGCAGCACAGTTGAAGATGCTACGGGAACAAAGGCAAGCCGCAGGTAATCTCCAACGAGAGGAATATTTGGAACGCGAAAGGTACCAAAGAGCCCAGCAAATGGAGAATGCATGCGAACAAGAGCAACATAGAACGCTAGAAATATTGCGGAAGAAGCATCAAGACGAGGCAACTCAGCAGCAATACCAAAAGGAACAAGAAGCCGAGCGCCACAAATATCAAAGAGCGCAGCAGACGGAGAAGGCGTACGAAAAGGAACAGAAAACCCATTTGTGGGGAAcgacgcagcagaaacagccggcgcagccactTAGTCAAAAGGAAGAAGAGGAACGCCAGAGGTACCAAAGAGCGCAGCagatggagaaggcgtacgaaaAGGAACAGAAAACCCATTTGTGGGGAAcgacgcagcagaaacagccggcgcagccactTAGTCAAAAGGAAGAAGAGGAACGCCAGAGGTACCAAAGAGCGCAGCagatggagaaggcgtacgaaaAGGAACAGAAAACCCATTTGTGGGGAAcgacgcagcagaaacagccggcgcagccactTAGTCAAAAGGAAGAAGAGGAACGCCAGAGGTACCAAAGAGCGCAGCagatggagaaggcgtacgaaaAGGAACAGAAAGCCCATTTGTGGGGAACGACACAGCAGAAAGAACCGGCACAGCTACTTAGTcaaaaagaagaagaggaggaacgCCAGAGGTATCAAAGAGCGCAGCagatggagaaggcgtacgaaaAGGAACAGAAAGCCCATTTGCGGGGAATGACGCAGCAGCCAGCGCAACCAGCACAACCACAAGAGGTGGAGCTCCGCAGGCACCAAAGAGGGGAACAATTAAATAAGGGGGAAGAGCAGAAGGCTCAGATGGGTCCAGTAGCACAGAAAACTAGGGCAACACAACAGCCGTACCAACAAGAACAACAAGCAGAACACCTACGCTACCAGACCGCTGTACAGCTTCAGAAAGAAGAAAGAGCTAGATCTGATCAAATTTCACAGGACTCATTCGGACATCAGAAAGACCAACAAAGGCAGGACTGTCACAAGGGCTTGGAAACAATGCAGCAACACGCGGCAAGAAAGGAGGTGGTACAACAATTGCAACAATTAGAGAAAATGTATGAAGCAAGGCATGAGCAGTCAGCGAGGATGCCTGAATTAGTTTTGAAAGGTCAACAGAAAGTAGAGGCGCTCGAGGTTGAGCGCAAACCAACAATGACATTGTTTACCCCTCCCGGATTCGGACCTGTCGGTTCGCATCTCAGGATAAAAACAAAGATGAATATAGACATAGCGCCGCTGAGCCCGGAAAACGTGGAATCTATTGAAGAAACAGTTATTCTTGAAGACTACCTCGGTGGAAACGAGGATGGCACATTCGGCCAAGAGAGCTTCCAAGGACATCAGAGGGGACTCACGACAGCTCCACCCGTCGTCACCATCGTAGAAAAGCCTACCATTCATGCAGTTACGGAAGAATCTGCGGTATCCAACGTCACAGTGATCATCAATCCAGCACCGTCAAACATTACTCAAGTCATCGAGCAACCTTCAATAGAACAGCCGAAAAGCGAAGTCTTGAATCTCCTTGCGACTGCGCTCGGTATCGATGCTAACGACTCCCATCAGGACGACATCACGGGACAGGAGGCGTCGTCGACGAACACTCTGTCATTTGGCGAAGTGGACACCATGTACGAGGACACGTCCAGCATGCCCGCGCCATCTAAGTACACCGAATCACCAGGGCCCCAAACAGTAGTTGAAATAGTCCAGGACTGTTTCCAAGTCATGGATGATGTAATTAAAACCGAAGTATCCTCGACACAGCCTAGGTACAGCGAGGTACAAGGAGCTGAAACTGTAGTGAGAATGGTCCACGACTGTTTTCAAGTAATGGACGATGTAGTTCAAAGCGAGCCGTGCACGTCCCCTATGATAAATGTAATGCGTAAGAGATCGACCTCATCTACAGCAGAGACAAACTCGAGATCGTCTGCAAATTCTGCCCGTCACAGATTGGTAGGCGAGAATAAAAAGTCTCGAAGCGGCAGGAGGCCCTTGGGCTCTCGAAAGGCCACATCCGCCGGTTCTGTGCGTTCAGGCAAGTGTCGAATGTCAAATTTCGATTCCTCAGAAGCATGGGTAAAGAGTGGCTCGCAACTGTCCGAAGACTCTGACTCACGGCGCCTTCCTTCATTTCCAGGCCTCAACGCAAGAGTTGAGGTAGCTGTCAACAGGCCTGATGTGGTTGGCTTAGTCAACAGGCCGGACATGGTTCGCCTGCGTTCTACCTGTCTCTTACTAGAGTCAGTAACGGGACTTGTTCAAGACACTGTGAACAAAGATTTCGCCAGTGCGAAAGCAAACATTCTAAGTGCAGGCGACCCGCTCAGGACAACTGTTGCTGCGTATGTTGTGGAAGATGACgacgcaaagaaaaagaaaaggcgtaaaaaaaagaagaaacgctccaaaaagaaaaaaagaaagaagaaaaggaagtctaagaagaaaaagaaaaagaaaaagtcaaaaaagaagaagaagaagaagaagaagaaaaggaagaaaaaatcgaagaaaaagaagaagtcgaagaagtccaaaaagaagaagacgagaaagaagaaaaagagtgaCGAGAGCAGTCCTacatcatcaccatcgtcatctAGTCCATCGTCCTCAATCGAAAAAGTGGGCGACGGAAAGACTCCGTCTCCTACAACCTCCAAAGCTACAACAGGCATTACAAAACCCATGCCTACAGTTAGTGTGTCTTCAAGAAGTTACAAAACTACACAGACAGACGACCTGTTGAGAGGTTCAAGACAACGCATACAGCGAGAGGCTTACCTTCCACCCGCAGGCGAAGGGCGGCGACGCCGTAGACACCGAAGCAGGACATACTCCGACACATCGGACAGCAGCGTCGTCTCGCAGAAGTACCGTATTGTCACCCACGTGGTTCTCGGCGATGGCAGCTCGGCAGCCCGCCTAAGCGGCAGCGGTTCGGACAGGGTCTACCAGCTGCCGAAGCCACGGAGCAAGTCGAAGTCCAGGCAGCGGATGCACCATTCGCCATCTCCCTCACCGCTCGACACACGTGTCAGGGTTCAGCGCACGTCTTCCCAGTGTTCCAACTGCGGCGGTACCGCCACTCCACCCATGCTGGTCCAGCGGCCCATCATCATCGAGGCGCCGACCATTCCATCGCCGCCGTCTCCTAAGCGAGACGAGAGACTGGATGACGATGATCGGTACGACCGACGACAGCGACGGAGACGCCATCACCGCTCCTCGGGCTCCCGCTCGTCGCGACGCCGGAGAAGCTCGTCGGATAGCACATCGAGCGAGtcgcgccgtcgccgccgccaccgccgccgacgTCGCCGATCGCACGAAAGGCGACCACGACGCTACTACGTCGATGACCCCGAGATCCCAGGTCGGCCCGGTCGCCCCATGTACGCAAGCCCTCCATCCTACTACTATGGTGACCACATGGGTTTACCGGCTCCCTACATGCGGCGTCGGGCGCGGTCCTTCGAGCGTGTCCCGCCGCGTTTCCCACGCTACGTGGCAGGCTACGGGCCGCCGGTTATGCCCGACATGCCGCCCGTGCCATTCGAGTCGAGTGGTGAAGCAATTTCGCCTGTGTCCATGATGATCACGACCAACATGATGCAGCCGTCACCAGTGGCGACACCATCACCGCTTCCTTCGCGACCGCTTCCCCTGCCAGCGTTACCTCCACCGCTAATACCTCAAGCGATGCCCAGTCCGGCAATGTTATCAGCACCGATGCGGCAGCCTTCGTTCACATTTCCTCAGGGCGTACCGCCATCAGAACCTCCCCTGCCTACCAAGCAGCGCTCACTCACGGTAGAGGTCCAGACGCCACCCGCTAGTCCTCCAGTGCCTACCTCGTATACGGCTTCAGCACCCTTGCTCACCTACCAGAACAACCGGTATGGCACCAACTCAAGCAGCAGCGACAGCTGGAAGCAGGGATACGCAGTTAGCCAGCAGCCGACAAGCTTTTCTTCGACCATTACGACGTCTTCGTTTAGCGGAGCAGCCCCGCAGGCGTATGGCGGCAAGGCTGCTGAGAACCCTTGGATGGCACCGTACAATTACATGCGGCGCAACTTCGACCAaggcaaccttgtgctcagcataATTTTCATTTTGGGTATAGCAGCCTGTGTGATAGCACTTATTGGGCAGTATGGCCGCTACCGGGAAAGTCGGGACACGatagaggaagaggaggaaggcGCCGTGATGCATGGCCCGTGGCTCTTCAACCTGTCAGGCGTCGCCTCGACGTTGCTCGTGCGCGGATACAAGTTTTGCCACGCGCCGGATTGCAAACGTGAAGCCGACAGGTTGGCTAGTGTGCTCGCCTCCGGTCCTTGTGATAGCTTCTACGATTACGTTTGCTCGCGCCGCTGGGCGTCGAAGCGTAGGCCGGCGGATGCTATGACCGCGGACGACGGTGTCGTGCAGGATATCCAGGACAGCGTATGGAGAAACATCAAGAGTGACAGCAAGCAGTCGCTCGCAGCAGTCATGTGGAGGAGCTGCCTGGACATCAGCAGTTTGGGCGCCGCTCCTTTCCTTGAGTTCTTCAATGCATCAGGGCTAGCGGGCTGGCCCTTCCACGAGGCGCCGTTGGACGTGGACACGTTGCGCGTTGCTGGTCGTTTGGTCCGCCTGCTCCGCTTGGCCACGCTGCTAAGTTTGCGCGTCGAGCGCGGCTTCGGGCCGAATGTCACCATTGTGCTTGGCCACGCAGCCCCACCCCTGGACCTCCGCGACTTCCGAAGCAACGCTAGTATGACTACTTTCGTGAATAGAGTAGAAACGACAATGAAGTTCCTCACGTCAGACGTCAATGACACTACGACGAGAGCAGTTGAAGTGTTAAACTTTTGCCTACGGCTGGTCAACCTCAACGCTGCCACAAACAACAGCGCGTCCAAGTTTGGCGCGAACTTTTCAAGTTTTCTTGACGTTGCAGTGGGTGACCTCATCGATTTGACAAGAACGAACGTTCATATCAACCTAGAATCGCCCAAATACGTAAACGAACTGAGCCAGCTGTTGAGCGCTGTATCGCCACGCGCAGTGCTCAACTATTTGGGCTTTTACACAGTGGACCATATGTGGTCTTTCTCACCCGAGGGCGCGAGAGAAGAAGTCAAATCCGGCCACCGCGAGCGAAGGTGTCTACAGATGACAGAGAGGGCTGTTCCGTCTCAAGTTCTCGAAATTGGCTTTCAGGTATACAAAAACCGCCTCAATTGGACGGACCTGCGCAGACGTACGAACGAGACGAAGAAGCACATAATAGACGGCGTCCGGTCCTTGTCCTGGATGGACCACGCTATGAAGGTCAAGGTCATCGAGAGAATCGATGCAACAAGCGTCGAGTTGTTCTTCCCGCCGCACATGCCGAAGACAAGCCCGATGGCCGCACCCCCGCCACAGCGGAGTGCATTCGAACTGTACCAGCGTGCTGTCGAAGAGAGCTTTGCCGCGTCTGTCCACAGCGGCACGACGGCTGGTGAGAGCCTGTTCTCGCGCCACTCTGAGCTTGGTCCCCA
Coding sequences within:
- the LOC126542553 gene encoding uncharacterized protein; this translates as MSQNSPPLPPDPREDGYDYRLDVSIGDKKDDHFWGDEIVKPRRKLSFEREIRVQEFKKERSSSEVRKLVRSPDTKARAAEPSLDTSGSISQKSRRSRHRKRKKRKSRRKKKKKKKKKRSRDDDSTTATTGETTESREGQSFGASLSQLLPSGVANFFTADPAASPPMNERAMDAAAIGEPAGVMQPTDVTAAEALPPKRKRKKRRRSTREVDAAAFWTPASGGEAMATGSPNLSAQQWVPDTTDRQGDHRRQRYPAQAAYDQQAHDTAAYTAALQQYQHTQNLQRLEAEHLNRLYQQVQQVRSQMDAARQQAQGTHSTPAQFNAGDLGKRRDACERCHDMEKAYEMEQAAQLRKIEEAADDQKAQEARERCREMEKAYEMEQAAPLRKMKEVDNQKAREARERCHELEKAYEMEQAAQLRKIEEAADDQKAQEARERCREMEKAYEMEQAAPLRKMKEVDNQKAREARERCHELEKAYEMEQAAQLRKIKEAADDQQAQEARERSREIERAYEMEQAAQLSKMKEAADNQKARDARERCHEIERAYEMEQAAQLRKLKVDDQKAQEARERFHELEKAYEMEQAAQLRKIEEAAEDQKAQEARERCREMEKAYEMEQAAQLRKMREGADDQKVREARERCHDTEKTYEMEQAAQLRKIREEQKEERQRKREARARCREMEKAYELEQAAQLKMLREQRQAAGNLQREEYLERERYQRAQQMENACEQEQHRTLEILRKKHQDEATQQQYQKEQEAERHKYQRAQQTEKAYEKEQKTHLWGTTQQKQPAQPLSQKEEEERQRYQRAQQMEKAYEKEQKTHLWGTTQQKQPAQPLSQKEEEERQRYQRAQQMEKAYEKEQKTHLWGTTQQKQPAQPLSQKEEEERQRYQRAQQMEKAYEKEQKAHLWGTTQQKEPAQLLSQKEEEEERQRYQRAQQMEKAYEKEQKAHLRGMTQQPAQPAQPQEVELRRHQRGEQLNKGEEQKAQMGPVAQKTRATQQPYQQEQQAEHLRYQTAVQLQKEERARSDQISQDSFGHQKDQQRQDCHKGLETMQQHAARKEVVQQLQQLEKMYEARHEQSARMPELVLKGQQKVEALEVERKPTMTLFTPPGFGPVGSHLRIKTKMNIDIAPLSPENVESIEETVILEDYLGGNEDGTFGQESFQGHQRGLTTAPPVVTIVEKPTIHAVTEESAVSNVTVIINPAPSNITQVIEQPSIEQPKSEVLNLLATALGIDANDSHQDDITGQEASSTNTLSFGEVDTMYEDTSSMPAPSKYTESPGPQTVVEIVQDCFQVMDDVIKTEVSSTQPRYSEVQGAETVVRMVHDCFQVMDDVVQSEPCTSPMINVMRKRSTSSTAETNSRSSANSARHRLVGENKKSRSGRRPLGSRKATSAGSVRSGKCRMSNFDSSEAWVKSGSQLSEDSDSRRLPSFPGLNARVEVAVNRPDVVGLVNRPDMVRLRSTCLLLESVTGLVQDTVNKDFASAKANILSAGDPLRTTVAAYVVEDDDAKKKKRRKKKKKRSKKKKRKKKRKSKKKKKKKKSKKKKKKKKKKRKKKSKKKKKSKKSKKKKTRKKKKSDESSPTSSPSSSSPSSSIEKVGDGKTPSPTTSKATTGITKPMPTVSVSSRSYKTTQTDDLLRGSRQRIQREAYLPPAGEGRRRRRHRSRTYSDTSDSSVVSQKYRIVTHVVLGDGSSAARLSGSGSDRVYQLPKPRSKSKSRQRMHHSPSPSPLDTRVRVQRTSSQCSNCGGTATPPMLVQRPIIIEAPTIPSPPSPKRDERLDDDDRYDRRQRRRRHHRSSGSRSSRRRRSSSDSTSSESRRRRRHRRRRRRSHERRPRRYYVDDPEIPGRPGRPMYASPPSYYYGDHMGLPAPYMRRRARSFERVPPRFPRYVAGYGPPVMPDMPPVPFESSGEAISPVSMMITTNMMQPSPVATPSPLPSRPLPLPALPPPLIPQAMPSPAMLSAPMRQPSFTFPQGVPPSEPPLPTKQRSLTVEVQTPPASPPVPTSYTASAPLLTYQNNRYGTNSSSSDSWKQGYAVSQQPTSFSSTITTSSFSGAAPQAYGGKAAENPWMAPYNYMRRNFDQGNLVLSIIFILGIAACVIALIGQYGRYRESRDTIEEEEEGAVMHGPWLFNLSGVASTLLVRGYKFCHAPDCKREADRLASVLASGPCDSFYDYVCSRRWASKRRPADAMTADDGVVQDIQDSVWRNIKSDSKQSLAAVMWRSCLDISSLGAAPFLEFFNASGLAGWPFHEAPLDVDTLRVAGRLVRLLRLATLLSLRVERGFGPNVTIVLGHAAPPLDLRDFRSNASMTTFVNRVETTMKFLTSDVNDTTTRAVEVLNFCLRLVNLNAATNNSASKFGANFSSFLDVAVGDLIDLTRTNVHINLESPKYVNELSQLLSAVSPRAVLNYLGFYTVDHMWSFSPEGAREEVKSGHRERRCLQMTERAVPSQVLEIGFQVYKNRLNWTDLRRRTNETKKHIIDGVRSLSWMDHAMKVKVIERIDATSVELFFPPHMPKTSPMAAPPPQRSAFELYQRAVEESFAASVHSGTTAGESLFSRHSELGPHGVLRVPLAAAAMASTGPSPSPYVALLRSTRLNVRLAKALLQVALADDIWTAAARGRYRALQSCFLSRFPAVRDPLEEGRLVPKPAAVARDDVLEHVAVALAHVEFRRGVQLLRHNMTDYRLVDAQAWSSEQLFFVSYAESECQAYDDELAFRRFLARNESPARQRVDMALAHDPTFHRAFHCHRGFPMRPRHSCSFW